The following are encoded together in the Candidatus Eremiobacteraceae bacterium genome:
- a CDS encoding general stress protein, with amino-acid sequence MDEWVTGIFRDKGAADDAVDDLQKAGYGMNDISVMMTDDTRTKKFAAEKGTKAPEGAAAGGVVGGAIGAILAGVTATGSIAAIAATGGAAAPLVVGPLAAALAGLGAGAVGGGIVGGLIGLGIPEVRAKEYEQKLRDGGILVGVRASTPVDAANARTILATAQASDDETKARQKVAAANGNDMNARVGASVGSSSNVGPDTTP; translated from the coding sequence ATGGACGAATGGGTAACCGGGATTTTTCGAGATAAGGGAGCCGCCGATGACGCAGTCGACGACCTGCAAAAAGCAGGCTACGGGATGAACGACATCAGCGTCATGATGACGGACGACACGCGCACGAAAAAGTTCGCCGCTGAAAAAGGCACGAAAGCTCCTGAAGGCGCCGCGGCCGGCGGCGTCGTGGGCGGAGCCATAGGCGCGATATTGGCCGGGGTCACGGCCACGGGCAGTATCGCCGCGATCGCGGCGACAGGCGGTGCGGCGGCGCCTCTTGTGGTCGGTCCGCTGGCAGCCGCCTTAGCAGGCCTTGGAGCTGGAGCGGTAGGCGGCGGAATCGTGGGCGGCCTCATCGGTCTGGGCATTCCCGAGGTGCGCGCCAAGGAATACGAGCAAAAGCTTCGCGACGGCGGGATTTTGGTCGGAGTGCGCGCATCGACTCCCGTCGATGCGGCGAACGCGCGGACGATTCTCGCTACCGCTCAGGCGAGCGACGATGAGACAAAAGCGCGGCAGAAAGTCGCGGCTGCAAACGGCAACGACATGAATGCGCGCGTCGGCGCCTCGGTTGGAAGTTCGTCAAACGTGGGGCCCGACACGACTCCCTGA
- a CDS encoding DUF6531 domain-containing protein: MANRRRTDAIIRFVFAAVAALLILTPVRAAASYEVTHYGDFYLDHTDFHAPGGLGMDVTRIYNSFDGDRKGIFGTGWGSRAEDYLKLQDDGSIVVHEYGGGANNTFTPTTSTMRPRAQIIDEIMSAAEQAGQFGSQADRSAYRDWLSRNRDNEEQAWETFVSLGLLKSPEPAVGETFFSGRFATEFLTRVPEGYQRVSTYNGQTIYEAFDLSGRLTRLWDADHDYVELLYGSDGRLSQTLDNEGHRFVFSFTSDGFVRSIDDSEGRIVRYQYNNDNLVSVDEDGAITRYRYDSEHRLTAVIVGGRTSTQVAYNDAGLATRLRDPDGTVTTYGYSTTLTQTSRIDTVKTDIRKSNGESHHKISQYFFDLDSLVYHLAREIDTDDGVATDTTFDRNLSPLTVTTPQGTTSYTYDSLGRLMKKQMPSGTVYQWQYDPASGKVSIATTTDKDAVLTEHFQYDPKGNLVHAYDNDQHDFSIGYDQYGRVAAVTGSAMALRFNYADSAANHPSSVDLAGTGSVQVTYLADGTVKAATSAGGAAIVNKVGASLKTVDDLFRAAGMDVITLPAPSS; this comes from the coding sequence GTGGCAAATAGGCGCAGAACGGATGCGATCATCCGCTTCGTTTTCGCGGCTGTCGCCGCGCTTCTCATCCTCACGCCCGTGCGCGCGGCCGCATCGTACGAGGTGACTCACTACGGCGATTTCTATCTCGACCACACGGACTTTCACGCGCCCGGCGGTCTAGGCATGGACGTGACGCGCATCTACAACTCGTTCGACGGCGACAGAAAGGGCATCTTCGGCACCGGATGGGGCTCGCGGGCTGAGGATTATTTGAAGCTCCAAGACGATGGCTCGATCGTCGTCCACGAATATGGGGGCGGTGCCAACAACACGTTCACGCCCACGACGTCCACTATGCGACCTCGAGCGCAGATCATCGACGAGATCATGAGCGCAGCCGAACAGGCCGGACAGTTCGGCAGCCAAGCCGATCGGAGCGCGTATCGCGATTGGCTGAGCCGGAATCGCGATAACGAAGAGCAGGCTTGGGAGACCTTCGTCAGCCTCGGTCTGCTCAAGTCTCCAGAGCCGGCCGTGGGAGAGACGTTTTTTAGCGGACGATTCGCGACGGAGTTCCTCACCCGCGTGCCCGAGGGCTATCAGCGCGTATCCACGTATAACGGCCAGACGATCTACGAGGCATTCGACCTTTCGGGGCGCTTGACTCGCCTTTGGGATGCCGACCATGACTACGTCGAGCTTCTGTATGGGTCGGACGGCCGGTTGAGTCAGACGTTGGATAATGAAGGTCACCGCTTTGTGTTCTCGTTCACGTCCGACGGCTTCGTCCGCAGCATCGACGATTCGGAAGGCCGCATAGTCCGCTATCAGTACAACAACGACAATCTCGTATCGGTCGACGAAGACGGCGCCATAACCCGTTACCGTTACGACTCGGAACACCGGCTGACAGCGGTGATCGTCGGCGGCCGCACTTCCACGCAGGTGGCATACAACGACGCAGGTCTGGCAACGCGGCTACGCGACCCCGATGGCACCGTCACGACGTACGGCTACTCGACGACGCTGACGCAGACGTCGAGGATCGATACCGTGAAGACCGATATCCGGAAGTCAAACGGAGAAAGTCATCACAAGATATCGCAGTATTTCTTCGATCTCGATTCACTTGTGTATCATCTGGCGCGAGAGATCGATACCGATGACGGCGTCGCCACCGATACGACCTTCGACCGCAACCTGTCGCCGCTAACCGTCACCACGCCGCAAGGCACCACGTCGTACACATACGACTCTCTCGGTCGGCTGATGAAGAAGCAGATGCCATCGGGAACCGTCTATCAATGGCAATACGATCCGGCGAGCGGCAAGGTATCGATCGCCACGACGACAGACAAGGACGCCGTTCTGACCGAACATTTCCAGTACGATCCGAAGGGCAATCTCGTGCATGCATACGACAACGACCAACACGACTTCTCGATCGGCTACGATCAGTACGGTCGTGTCGCTGCCGTCACTGGCAGCGCAATGGCCCTACGGTTCAACTATGCCGACAGCGCCGCGAATCACCCATCCTCGGTCGACCTCGCCGGCACCGGCTCCGTTCAGGTGACTTACCTTGCCGACGGCACCGTCAAGGCTGCCACGAGCGCCGGCGGCGCCGCGATCGTGAACAAGGTCGGAGCGTCGTTGAAGACGGTCGATGACCTCTTTCGGGCGGCGGGAATGGACGTGATCACGCTCCCGGCGCCGAGCTCGTAG
- a CDS encoding peptide ABC transporter substrate-binding protein, which produces MVRSNRLTFALGAAMLVLLCAKADGAHGSAVRTGTAATPHVLTISDAGDVNTLNPHFGSTAAVANLSEMTMAWLIKWDEHNQPYPELATQVPTRANGGVSGDGLTITYHIRKGVKWSDGAPFDADDVAFSTAVVNNRANNEVSRLDQIIKVDEPDKFTIVFHLKKPYSPAIATFFSSCCANPSLLPKHLLARYPDINNAPYNSLPVGIGPFKFARWDRGKQVVLVANPLYWRGRPRLDKIIYKIIPDRDDLLSQLAAHNVDMWYQFSGAYLTRIQALDGYTIYRQPSYAYNHYDFNLTHPAVADPIVRRALRLAFNRPALVEKLEHGVGVVQDSVTPATAPYFVDMGVTPFDLAKANAMLDQDGWVRGADGIRSKNGIRLELRVAVQSGRPDTDAQVALIGDDWKKIGVSLRVRHYPPDLMFALPQKGGVVFGNDWDVVTFAWAADPLGDYSGIYGCDAFPPAGQNDARWCNKTAQRAMDAVFGHYDLAQRKADLAVMMHAFIQDTPSIVSFLRVDLFAYDKNLKNYHPNNLTPFDNMMNVDI; this is translated from the coding sequence ATGGTTCGCAGCAATCGTCTGACATTTGCGCTTGGGGCGGCAATGCTCGTTTTGCTGTGCGCGAAAGCGGACGGCGCGCATGGTTCGGCTGTGCGCACCGGTACCGCGGCGACGCCGCATGTCCTGACGATCTCGGACGCAGGCGACGTCAACACCCTCAATCCGCATTTCGGGTCGACCGCAGCCGTCGCAAATCTCTCGGAGATGACGATGGCGTGGCTGATCAAGTGGGACGAACACAACCAGCCGTACCCGGAGCTCGCAACGCAGGTTCCGACGCGTGCGAACGGCGGCGTCAGCGGCGACGGCCTCACGATCACCTATCACATCCGTAAGGGCGTCAAGTGGTCGGACGGCGCGCCGTTCGATGCCGATGATGTCGCGTTCAGCACGGCGGTCGTGAACAATCGAGCCAACAACGAGGTGAGCCGCCTCGATCAAATCATCAAAGTGGACGAGCCTGACAAGTTCACGATCGTCTTTCACCTCAAGAAGCCGTACTCGCCCGCCATCGCCACGTTCTTCTCGAGCTGCTGCGCAAACCCGAGCCTCCTTCCCAAACACCTGTTGGCGCGATATCCGGACATCAACAATGCCCCGTACAACTCGCTGCCGGTCGGAATCGGACCATTCAAATTCGCACGCTGGGATCGCGGCAAGCAAGTCGTGCTTGTCGCAAATCCGCTCTATTGGCGCGGCCGCCCGAGGCTCGACAAGATCATCTACAAGATAATCCCGGACAGGGATGATCTGCTGTCGCAGCTAGCCGCACACAACGTGGACATGTGGTATCAGTTCAGCGGCGCATACCTGACGCGCATCCAAGCCTTGGATGGTTACACGATCTACCGTCAGCCGAGTTACGCGTACAACCACTACGACTTCAACCTCACCCATCCGGCAGTCGCAGATCCTATCGTACGCCGGGCGTTGCGGCTCGCGTTCAACCGCCCCGCGCTCGTCGAGAAACTCGAACACGGGGTCGGCGTCGTGCAGGACTCGGTGACGCCGGCGACCGCTCCGTATTTCGTCGACATGGGCGTGACGCCGTTCGATCTCGCGAAAGCAAATGCCATGCTCGATCAGGATGGATGGGTGCGCGGCGCCGACGGCATCCGTTCGAAGAACGGAATCAGGCTCGAACTGCGCGTGGCGGTCCAATCCGGAAGGCCAGACACCGATGCGCAAGTCGCGCTCATCGGCGACGACTGGAAAAAGATAGGCGTCTCACTGCGCGTACGCCACTACCCGCCGGACCTGATGTTCGCGCTGCCCCAGAAGGGCGGCGTCGTGTTTGGGAACGACTGGGATGTGGTCACGTTCGCGTGGGCGGCCGACCCGCTCGGCGACTATTCAGGCATCTATGGCTGCGACGCATTCCCGCCTGCCGGCCAGAACGACGCGCGCTGGTGCAACAAGACTGCTCAGCGGGCGATGGACGCAGTCTTCGGGCACTACGATCTGGCACAACGCAAAGCGGACCTCGCGGTCATGATGCACGCGTTTATCCAGGACACGCCTTCCATCGTGTCGTTCCTGAGGGTGGATCTTTTCGCGTACGACAAGAACCTCAAGAACTATCATCCGAATAATCTGACGCCGTTCGACAATATGATGAACGTCGACATCTGA
- a CDS encoding class I SAM-dependent methyltransferase: MDETNPHAQQMADESMVRNLRAQAEAIWPQEALLFGRYALPPDPRILDAGCGTGEITSRLAERYPRANVLGVDIIDSHLDLARSRFAALAPRVSFAHQSIYALDARDASFDLTVCRHVLHSIPDPGKAVAELARVTRPGGYLHLIPEDYGMLHFQRAALDPGDFWHDAPRSFEAATNTDLFIGRNTYSILKALDLTEIAIEYVVVDTLRSRELFAAILGAWRDGYADSIGELTRFSRQTAIDYFNQMIANVRDPDGYAVWMVPVVSARIAA, translated from the coding sequence ATGGATGAGACGAATCCACACGCACAGCAGATGGCCGACGAGTCCATGGTGCGCAACCTTCGCGCGCAGGCGGAGGCCATATGGCCCCAAGAGGCGCTGCTTTTCGGGCGGTACGCATTGCCCCCCGATCCCCGGATCTTAGATGCAGGCTGCGGCACCGGCGAGATAACATCTCGACTTGCTGAGCGCTATCCGCGCGCGAACGTGCTTGGTGTGGACATCATCGACTCTCATCTCGATCTGGCGCGATCGCGATTCGCGGCGCTAGCACCGCGGGTATCGTTCGCGCATCAGAGCATTTACGCGCTCGACGCACGGGATGCGAGTTTCGATCTTACGGTATGCCGCCACGTCCTCCACTCGATTCCGGATCCCGGCAAAGCCGTCGCGGAGCTCGCGCGCGTGACCCGGCCGGGCGGTTATCTTCATCTCATTCCCGAGGACTACGGCATGCTGCACTTTCAGCGCGCGGCGCTCGACCCGGGAGATTTCTGGCACGACGCGCCGAGGAGCTTCGAAGCCGCGACCAATACCGATCTGTTCATAGGCCGCAACACATATAGCATCCTCAAAGCGCTAGACCTGACGGAAATCGCCATCGAATACGTCGTGGTCGACACGCTGCGTTCGCGCGAGCTTTTCGCGGCCATCCTCGGCGCCTGGCGCGACGGCTATGCGGACTCGATCGGCGAGCTCACGCGATTTTCGCGGCAAACAGCGATCGACTATTTCAATCAGATGATCGCGAACGTTCGCGACCCCGACGGATACGCAGTGTGGATGGTACCGGTGGTCAGCGCGCGAATCGCCGCGTGA
- a CDS encoding NAD(P)/FAD-dependent oxidoreductase, translating into MTSDVLIVGARCAGAPLAMLLARKGFSVAAFDRSTFPSDTISTHFIWPEGVAALHRWSVLDMILAAGPAKCTQWFASTPDGDRREALQAVDGIAYAISLRRFKLDALLVRAAREAGADVREHAVFDQLIFDDDRVIGIRAHDAISGKRFEARGSIVVGADGRDSPLARAAGAAEYNSAPSMTASYYTYTIDGETDRETLELYTRPPREFLVTPTDDGLTMVNLVIGSALIPEFRKSVKSNFFAAFDHCSQLAGRVRTSRHVGCIKGTVNLPNFYRQSHGPGWALVGDAGYHRDPVRAQGIHDAFLDAEDMAAAIERGLRTSSLQAELRAHQARRDDRTAGSFERSLRAARFESPGSFTGM; encoded by the coding sequence GTGACATCCGATGTTCTGATCGTCGGCGCTCGCTGCGCGGGAGCGCCGCTCGCGATGCTGCTGGCACGCAAGGGCTTCTCGGTCGCCGCGTTCGATCGAAGCACATTTCCCAGCGACACGATCTCCACCCACTTCATCTGGCCCGAAGGCGTCGCGGCTCTTCACCGCTGGTCCGTTCTCGATATGATCTTGGCGGCAGGTCCAGCGAAATGCACGCAGTGGTTCGCGAGCACCCCGGACGGCGATCGGCGCGAAGCTCTCCAAGCCGTGGACGGGATCGCATATGCCATCAGCCTCCGCCGGTTCAAGCTCGATGCGCTGCTCGTGCGCGCGGCTCGGGAGGCTGGGGCGGACGTCCGCGAGCACGCCGTTTTCGACCAATTGATTTTCGACGACGATCGCGTGATCGGGATTCGAGCTCACGACGCGATATCAGGAAAGCGATTTGAAGCGCGGGGTTCGATCGTCGTCGGCGCTGACGGAAGAGATTCGCCGCTTGCGCGCGCCGCAGGTGCCGCCGAGTACAATTCGGCTCCATCCATGACCGCAAGCTACTACACCTATACGATCGACGGTGAGACGGACCGCGAAACCCTCGAGCTGTACACGAGGCCGCCGCGCGAGTTCCTCGTCACGCCGACGGATGACGGGTTGACGATGGTCAATCTTGTGATAGGCAGCGCACTGATCCCCGAATTTCGTAAGTCCGTGAAGAGCAATTTCTTTGCGGCTTTCGATCACTGCTCTCAGCTTGCCGGCCGAGTCCGAACATCGCGGCACGTCGGGTGCATAAAGGGTACCGTGAACTTGCCGAATTTCTACCGGCAGTCTCACGGACCTGGTTGGGCGCTGGTCGGCGATGCCGGCTATCACCGCGACCCAGTCCGGGCGCAGGGCATCCACGACGCCTTTCTTGATGCGGAAGATATGGCCGCCGCAATAGAGCGGGGCCTTCGAACAAGCTCGCTTCAGGCGGAGTTGCGCGCGCATCAGGCAAGAAGAGACGATCGCACGGCCGGCTCATTCGAGCGCTCGCTTCGCGCAGCCAGATTCGAATCGCCGGGGTCGTTCACTGGGATGTAA